In Deinococcus puniceus, one genomic interval encodes:
- a CDS encoding CTP synthase translates to MRYIFVTGGVVSSLGKGVASASLGALLRARGYKVTAVKIDPYINIDAGTMRPYEHGEVFVTASGAETDLDIGNYERFLDLDIPVGSNITTGQVYLEVIRRERAGDYLSQTVQVIPHVTDEIKRRIRAAGENAGAEIVLIEVGGTVGDIESLPFLEAIRQFRFDEGDDKVLYLHLTLVPYLGTSNEFKTKPTQHSVATLRSVGISPDIVMVRSKEKLPSDITRKIALFTSVRENRVFSSYDVNHVYEVPLALEEQGLGKAVEDLLGLERTHPNLGVWQNAVRVIKHPQREVTIAIAGKYTAMPDAYLSMLESLTHAGIANDARVNIKWINAEELREGDLEEQLGDADGILVPGGFGIRGIEGKIRAAEYARTRLTPYLGICLGMQIAVIEYARHVAGIEGANSGEFDEYAPHKVIDLMPEQLEMDGMGGTMRLGDWPMQLKAGSTIAALYGIPQGGTVRERHRHRFEVNPAYTAQLQAAGLEISGVTPGVAGRGAGLVESIEIPGHPFFVALQAHPEFKSRPMRPSPPFAGFVAAALAGKEGGRAVASPVNADAVEANAAQGNAEA, encoded by the coding sequence ATGCGATACATATTTGTGACGGGCGGCGTAGTCAGCAGTTTGGGCAAAGGCGTGGCCAGCGCCTCGCTTGGGGCGCTCCTGCGGGCGCGGGGCTACAAGGTCACGGCAGTCAAAATTGATCCCTACATCAACATCGACGCGGGCACCATGCGCCCCTACGAACACGGCGAAGTCTTCGTGACCGCCAGCGGCGCAGAAACCGATCTGGATATCGGCAATTACGAACGCTTCCTCGACCTCGATATTCCGGTGGGCAGCAACATCACCACCGGGCAGGTGTACCTCGAAGTCATCCGCCGGGAGCGGGCCGGAGACTACCTGTCCCAGACGGTGCAGGTCATTCCGCACGTCACCGACGAAATTAAGCGCCGGATTCGGGCGGCGGGCGAGAATGCAGGCGCGGAGATTGTGCTGATCGAAGTGGGCGGCACGGTGGGCGACATAGAAAGTCTGCCGTTCCTAGAAGCAATCCGTCAGTTCCGCTTCGATGAGGGCGACGACAAGGTGCTGTATCTGCACCTGACCTTGGTGCCCTACCTCGGCACGTCCAACGAATTTAAGACCAAGCCGACGCAGCACAGCGTAGCCACTCTGCGGAGCGTGGGCATCAGCCCCGACATCGTGATGGTTCGCAGCAAAGAAAAACTGCCGTCGGACATCACCCGCAAAATTGCCCTGTTTACCAGCGTGCGCGAAAACCGGGTGTTCTCCAGCTACGACGTGAACCACGTGTACGAAGTGCCGCTGGCGCTGGAAGAACAGGGCCTCGGCAAAGCAGTAGAAGACCTGCTGGGCCTAGAGCGCACGCATCCCAATCTGGGCGTGTGGCAAAACGCTGTACGCGTCATCAAGCACCCCCAGCGCGAGGTCACGATTGCCATCGCGGGCAAATACACCGCCATGCCCGACGCCTACCTCAGCATGCTGGAGTCGCTGACGCACGCCGGAATCGCCAACGACGCCCGCGTGAACATCAAGTGGATCAATGCCGAGGAACTGCGTGAAGGCGATTTGGAAGAGCAGTTGGGCGACGCGGACGGCATTCTGGTGCCCGGCGGCTTCGGCATTCGCGGTATCGAGGGCAAAATTCGCGCCGCCGAGTATGCCCGCACCCGCCTGACGCCCTATTTGGGTATTTGTTTGGGAATGCAAATTGCCGTCATCGAGTACGCCCGGCACGTGGCTGGAATCGAGGGCGCGAACTCGGGCGAATTTGACGAATACGCGCCCCACAAGGTCATCGACTTGATGCCCGAACAACTGGAAATGGACGGCATGGGCGGCACCATGCGCCTCGGAGACTGGCCCATGCAGCTGAAGGCAGGCAGCACCATCGCCGCGCTGTACGGCATTCCTCAGGGCGGCACCGTGCGCGAACGCCACCGCCACCGCTTCGAGGTGAATCCGGCGTACACGGCGCAGCTTCAGGCAGCGGGCTTGGAAATCAGTGGCGTGACGCCTGGCGTGGCGGGGCGCGGCGCGGGCCTCGTAGAAAGTATCGAGATTCCCGGCCACCCGTTCTTTGTGGCCCTGCAGGCCCATCCCGAATTCAAGAGCCGTCCGATGCGTCCCAGCCCACCGTTTGCCGGGTTCGTGGCAGCGGCATTGGCCGGAAAAGAAGGCGGGCGGGCCGTTGCTAGTCCGGTCAATGCAGACGCCGTTGAGGCCAACGCTGCTCAGGGCAACGCCGAAGCGTAG
- a CDS encoding PilW family protein → MNTLACRHNRHLQGVTLIELLVGMTLAVLVLATAFNLFTSSTKTASDLQNRNELQAELQIAQNYLAAQVREAVYVFPNNTTLNLGTGYTTKRPVTGSWRIGSAAAPVLAFIKPPEDVTVNCPANENGCYKFYAYYPVLRSYWVGNATSYNNPGQDPQNDNRWVLAEYRANYSTPPLLSTLSSAYTPPAGGQGRLLLDYVQPTALALAGTPTLFVQQDAPAPANVQASGSVSVTLNFALSRQLRGSVMNLPGRGASTPAADTVRAVTVFPRNLGSLAP, encoded by the coding sequence ATGAACACCCTGGCGTGTCGGCACAACCGACATCTTCAGGGCGTCACCCTGATCGAGTTGTTGGTCGGGATGACGTTGGCCGTCCTTGTGCTAGCGACCGCGTTTAATCTGTTCACCTCGTCTACCAAAACCGCCTCTGACCTTCAGAACCGCAATGAACTTCAGGCCGAATTGCAGATCGCGCAAAATTACTTGGCCGCACAGGTGCGGGAAGCGGTGTACGTGTTTCCCAACAATACGACCCTGAATTTGGGCACCGGCTATACCACCAAACGTCCCGTCACAGGGTCTTGGCGAATCGGCAGCGCCGCTGCTCCAGTCTTGGCATTCATCAAGCCGCCTGAGGACGTGACTGTGAATTGCCCAGCCAACGAGAACGGCTGCTACAAGTTTTACGCCTATTATCCTGTGCTGCGCTCCTATTGGGTCGGTAACGCGACGTCTTACAACAATCCGGGGCAAGACCCGCAAAACGACAACCGCTGGGTGTTGGCCGAATACCGCGCCAATTACAGCACGCCGCCTTTGCTGTCTACCCTGAGTTCTGCATATACGCCGCCTGCTGGGGGGCAGGGCCGTCTGCTATTGGATTATGTTCAGCCCACCGCTCTGGCTTTGGCGGGCACGCCCACGTTGTTTGTTCAGCAGGACGCCCCGGCCCCAGCCAATGTGCAGGCGTCCGGCAGCGTGTCGGTGACCCTGAATTTTGCTCTGTCCCGGCAACTGCGCGGCAGTGTCATGAATTTGCCCGGACGCGGCGCTTCTACTCCCGCCGCCGATACGGTGCGGGCCGTCACGGTGTTTCCGCGCAACCTAGGCAGCTTGGCCCCGTAA
- a CDS encoding PulJ/GspJ family protein, which translates to MIPATKPVGKAVAQAGNGPALASREAGHQAGFTIIEVLVSIMLLSIIVLVILTPLSGLFNLTRRSDQQITATQAAQRTLETIRGEWLSGARYRQACVSVPIPVMTPPIAVNVQSLDRDGNVMTTAPLDTTCGPTADDPPLRRIQVVVKVGNAVSNLSVDVARP; encoded by the coding sequence GTGATTCCCGCGACTAAGCCCGTTGGCAAGGCTGTTGCTCAGGCCGGAAACGGGCCTGCACTTGCCAGCCGTGAGGCTGGACATCAGGCCGGATTCACCATCATCGAAGTGCTGGTCAGCATCATGCTGCTGAGCATTATCGTGCTGGTGATCCTGACTCCCCTCAGCGGTTTGTTTAATTTGACCCGCCGCAGCGATCAGCAGATTACCGCTACTCAGGCGGCCCAGCGCACGCTGGAAACGATCCGGGGCGAGTGGCTCAGTGGGGCACGGTACCGCCAAGCCTGCGTGTCTGTGCCCATTCCAGTAATGACGCCGCCCATTGCCGTCAATGTTCAGAGCCTAGACCGAGACGGAAACGTGATGACCACAGCGCCGCTCGACACCACTTGTGGCCCCACTGCCGATGATCCCCCTCTGCGCCGGATTCAGGTTGTCGTCAAGGTCGGGAACGCCGTTTCTAACCTGAGTGTGGATGTGGCCCGCCCATGA
- a CDS encoding pilus assembly FimT family protein, with translation MLVVIAIIGILCGVLGFSLMGMMRRTEVRNAAAEVMADLRLARVNAQKTGVSSPVAIIDGTGSYTAQVRPGALQSRTLDSGVTLKAVSSNAPLKVIYYAPFGTVATTGLVWEVRSPAAQVPPLYIKVVGITGKVMLSDSRD, from the coding sequence TTGTTGGTCGTCATCGCCATCATCGGCATCCTCTGCGGCGTGCTGGGCTTCAGTCTGATGGGAATGATGCGCCGCACCGAAGTTCGGAATGCCGCCGCCGAAGTGATGGCCGACCTGCGCCTGGCCCGCGTCAATGCCCAGAAGACGGGGGTGTCCAGCCCGGTTGCCATCATCGACGGGACAGGCAGTTACACCGCGCAAGTCCGGCCCGGTGCCCTCCAATCCCGCACCTTAGACAGCGGTGTGACGTTAAAGGCCGTGTCTTCTAACGCACCACTCAAGGTGATCTATTACGCGCCTTTCGGCACCGTCGCCACCACCGGTTTGGTCTGGGAAGTGCGGAGCCCTGCGGCTCAGGTTCCGCCCCTGTACATCAAGGTCGTCGGCATCACGGGCAAGGTGATGCTCAGTGATTCCCGCGACTAA
- a CDS encoding DUF4900 domain-containing protein has protein sequence MQNSPRTQGATLIVSLLMVMLVLAMTMVLTAQVTVSARRSSADQQTILQARYAAESGVSRVQSQLDLMSRLLNVSALDTAVLNSSVESDMAALCGLSSLPLFTGKANLCTFPASQGLGRVTSGVNARTQFLVRTMSEGAFDAQGIPEANASVRSQFWSELFSGQQGTPYAGGQDATYAARFGLQPLKVERTHENTYRFYFKVPDLQVRGQLGASSQNIQARAAQPEGFLLISRQPFSRYALFTNHHFSDAEDEARGERVTFTDRTMFSGPVHTNQHFLFQGTPWFGGSVSSAGCPQSGIGLVSGVPDCTRPQEPGAFFGNNTLLTPEIEFAPSNAPVVCEADAKCHAPQFGGSVTWDNKYVELPTDNQEQEEVAIERGLALNGDVSELQLRQGQVSGQLRQLISYTQNGVTTRLAYGPDNKLLIQVPDGSWQPTKRDPAGVITANPGGVAAVFNGVISVSGNVQNLNGGPAADATPPEPTIAAFAGLTLAATGNVTVTSSLTYASPPCSGGHVRNSNGTVTPAACGDLTARNMLGIYSSGDHESSPGDIELVSPASCPNGFGTCASLPANARIHAVMMASQGAVRVRGHDEPVNASPFELGNIQLLGGIIENYYGAFGITDGRGYGRNFVYDPRMNDGMAPPAFPTERHWTVGLRTEKLVNGVLASEELTGLRLRGDVVSTVAP, from the coding sequence CGCAGATCGAGTGCGGATCAGCAGACGATCTTGCAGGCCAGATACGCCGCCGAATCAGGCGTGTCCCGTGTGCAGTCCCAACTAGATTTGATGTCCAGACTCCTGAACGTCTCGGCGCTCGATACGGCTGTGCTCAACAGTTCGGTGGAATCCGATATGGCGGCGCTGTGCGGCCTGTCGAGCCTGCCCTTATTCACGGGCAAGGCCAACCTCTGTACATTCCCTGCCTCACAAGGGTTAGGGCGCGTGACCAGCGGCGTGAACGCCCGTACACAGTTCTTAGTCCGAACCATGAGCGAAGGGGCCTTTGACGCTCAAGGCATTCCGGAAGCCAACGCCTCTGTCCGGTCTCAATTTTGGTCTGAACTGTTTTCGGGTCAGCAGGGAACGCCCTACGCAGGCGGTCAGGACGCGACCTACGCCGCCCGCTTCGGCTTACAGCCCCTGAAAGTCGAGCGCACCCACGAAAATACCTACCGCTTTTACTTCAAGGTGCCCGACTTGCAGGTGAGGGGTCAGCTGGGCGCAAGCAGCCAGAATATTCAGGCCCGCGCCGCGCAACCGGAAGGGTTCTTGCTGATTTCGCGCCAACCCTTTTCACGCTACGCCCTGTTCACCAACCACCATTTCTCTGATGCAGAGGATGAGGCGAGAGGCGAGCGGGTCACGTTTACAGACCGCACCATGTTCAGTGGGCCGGTGCATACCAATCAGCACTTCTTGTTCCAGGGAACGCCTTGGTTTGGAGGCAGCGTCAGCTCTGCGGGCTGTCCTCAGTCGGGTATCGGTCTGGTCAGTGGTGTGCCCGACTGTACGCGGCCTCAGGAGCCCGGAGCGTTTTTTGGCAACAATACTCTGCTGACGCCTGAAATTGAATTCGCGCCTTCTAACGCGCCCGTGGTGTGCGAGGCCGACGCCAAGTGCCATGCCCCGCAGTTTGGCGGCAGCGTGACTTGGGACAACAAATACGTGGAACTGCCCACCGACAATCAAGAGCAGGAGGAGGTGGCAATTGAGCGCGGACTGGCCCTCAACGGCGACGTATCCGAGTTGCAACTGCGTCAGGGTCAGGTGTCGGGCCAACTGCGGCAGCTCATCAGTTACACCCAAAACGGCGTGACGACCCGTCTGGCTTACGGCCCCGACAACAAATTGCTGATTCAGGTTCCGGATGGGAGCTGGCAACCCACCAAGCGCGACCCGGCGGGCGTGATCACGGCCAATCCCGGTGGAGTGGCGGCGGTCTTCAACGGCGTCATTTCGGTCAGTGGCAACGTTCAGAACCTCAACGGTGGGCCAGCAGCTGACGCCACCCCGCCTGAACCCACCATTGCAGCATTTGCAGGTCTGACGTTGGCAGCTACGGGAAATGTGACCGTGACCAGCAGCCTGACCTACGCCAGCCCGCCTTGCAGCGGGGGGCATGTCCGCAACAGCAACGGCACCGTCACGCCCGCGGCCTGCGGCGACCTCACAGCCCGCAACATGCTGGGCATCTATTCTTCGGGCGACCACGAATCCTCACCCGGCGACATCGAACTGGTCAGCCCAGCCTCGTGCCCCAATGGGTTTGGCACCTGCGCCTCGTTGCCTGCCAACGCCCGAATCCACGCCGTCATGATGGCGAGTCAGGGCGCGGTGCGGGTGCGCGGTCATGACGAACCGGTGAATGCAAGCCCTTTCGAGCTGGGGAACATCCAACTGCTGGGCGGCATCATCGAAAACTATTACGGCGCGTTCGGCATCACCGATGGCCGGGGCTACGGGCGCAATTTTGTCTATGACCCCCGCATGAACGACGGCATGGCTCCTCCCGCCTTTCCCACCGAACGCCACTGGACGGTGGGCCTCAGAACCGAAAAATTGGTGAATGGCGTGCTGGCCAGCGAAGAACTGACCGGGCTGAGGCTGCGCGGCGATGTGGTCAGCACGGTTGCGCCGTGA